Proteins encoded together in one Puniceicoccus vermicola window:
- a CDS encoding acyl carrier protein encodes MSDTPADTHPRLVGFPQKVQDDYKRYMETKDSGDLSTFVLSALGFLSEDSDGVEALSSAPDDTKLIEQSVIDSLAVAELMFLLEDLFEFSIDDEKMREMETVGDLKAIADDLNNQKGTPSE; translated from the coding sequence ATGTCAGATACCCCCGCAGATACTCACCCTCGTCTAGTTGGTTTTCCGCAAAAGGTGCAGGACGACTACAAGCGATACATGGAGACGAAAGACTCGGGAGATTTGAGTACATTCGTTTTGTCTGCCTTAGGATTTCTCAGTGAGGACAGCGACGGAGTGGAGGCTCTCTCGTCTGCTCCGGATGACACCAAGTTGATCGAGCAGTCCGTGATCGACTCTCTTGCGGTCGCGGAATTGATGTTTCTTCTCGAAGACCTTTTCGAATTCTCCATCGACGATGAAAAAATGCGCGAGATGGAGACGGTCGGCGATTTGAAGGCGATCGCCGACGATTTGAACAACCAGAAAGGAACTCCCTCGGAATGA
- a CDS encoding DNA repair protein RecN — MLQFLKVENLALIDSVEMECHPGFTAVTGETGAGKSVIMGALSLLSGRRADRSMIRKGAEFCEVQASLFFREPSRVNAAMQEAGLQPMEDGELVLHRKIQAAGGQRILVNGQVAALGQLAALGDVWLELHGPEAPLALFHRAAQVDLLDAFAGNGALRETFSDIFHQWSQLKAKIERIENEGSLSEDEQTYLQSQIEEIRMLNISQEWLEKLESDFHRVSNAREIDQRLSGLEDALSGPKGAPGRLADVYRCGNKLRELVPDEVGPHMDRLDALMVDLNDLFGELEALRSVLEVDGYEIEEVENNMKLWMGVRRRHGGSVEAVLEKCEEMEERLASQGNIEGTLAKLGKEEKALRDQLESVGAQLTEKREKISGPLAKKVTELLTRLGFKKPAFRIEVEPVSTWTERGTSSCEYLFSGTAGQAAMPLGKVASSGEIARVTLALKTVLAAVDHTAVLVFDEIDANVGGEVGREIGRELSRLAEDNQVFTITHLPQVAAMASSHFVVTKDQSDDSAAVSLRPLSEDRGERIDEIARMLGDRKSKTARSHAEELLGS, encoded by the coding sequence ATGTTGCAGTTCCTAAAAGTCGAGAATCTCGCTCTCATCGATTCGGTGGAAATGGAGTGTCATCCGGGATTTACCGCGGTGACGGGGGAGACCGGTGCCGGGAAGAGCGTGATTATGGGGGCATTATCCCTGCTCTCAGGGAGGAGGGCCGACCGGTCGATGATTCGCAAGGGAGCGGAGTTTTGCGAAGTTCAGGCGAGTTTGTTTTTTCGGGAGCCTTCCCGGGTCAACGCGGCAATGCAGGAGGCCGGGCTGCAGCCGATGGAAGACGGCGAGTTGGTTCTTCATCGGAAGATCCAGGCTGCTGGAGGGCAGAGGATTTTGGTGAATGGCCAGGTTGCCGCCTTGGGGCAACTGGCGGCATTGGGTGATGTCTGGCTGGAATTGCACGGACCGGAGGCTCCTTTGGCCCTCTTTCATCGGGCGGCTCAGGTGGATCTTCTCGACGCGTTTGCTGGGAATGGGGCTCTGCGCGAAACTTTTTCTGATATTTTCCATCAGTGGTCTCAGCTTAAGGCCAAAATCGAGAGGATCGAGAATGAGGGGAGTTTGTCCGAAGATGAACAGACCTACCTTCAATCCCAGATTGAGGAGATCCGTATGCTCAACATTTCTCAGGAATGGTTGGAGAAGTTGGAAAGCGATTTTCATCGAGTGAGCAATGCCCGTGAGATCGATCAGAGGCTCAGTGGCTTGGAGGATGCGCTGTCTGGGCCGAAAGGGGCGCCGGGTCGTCTGGCCGATGTCTATCGTTGCGGGAATAAGTTGCGAGAACTGGTACCCGATGAGGTGGGGCCGCATATGGATCGGCTGGATGCGCTGATGGTGGATCTGAATGATTTGTTCGGTGAGCTGGAAGCGCTGCGCTCGGTTCTCGAGGTCGACGGATACGAGATCGAAGAAGTCGAGAACAACATGAAGTTGTGGATGGGAGTTCGTCGACGCCATGGTGGGTCTGTCGAGGCGGTTCTCGAAAAATGTGAGGAGATGGAGGAGCGGTTGGCTTCTCAAGGCAACATTGAGGGGACCCTGGCCAAGCTGGGAAAAGAAGAGAAAGCGTTGCGCGATCAGCTCGAATCGGTTGGAGCGCAATTGACTGAGAAACGAGAGAAGATCTCAGGGCCGTTGGCAAAGAAGGTTACGGAATTACTCACCCGTTTGGGATTTAAAAAACCGGCCTTCCGCATCGAGGTTGAGCCTGTTTCGACTTGGACGGAGCGAGGAACCTCCTCGTGCGAGTATCTCTTTTCGGGAACGGCGGGTCAGGCCGCGATGCCTCTGGGCAAGGTGGCTTCCAGTGGAGAAATTGCCCGGGTCACTCTCGCCTTGAAAACCGTTCTGGCGGCGGTCGACCATACTGCGGTATTGGTGTTCGACGAGATCGACGCCAACGTGGGGGGTGAGGTCGGTCGGGAGATTGGCCGTGAACTCTCCCGTCTTGCGGAAGATAATCAGGTCTTCACCATTACTCACCTTCCGCAGGTTGCCGCCATGGCGAGTAGTCACTTCGTGGTGACGAAAGACCAATCTGACGACAGCGCTGCGGTTTCGCTGCGTCCACTCAGTGAGGATCGGGGGGAGCGCATCGACGAGATCGCTCGTATGCTCGGAGACCGGAAGTCAAAGACCGCACGCTCGCACGCCGAGGAGTTGTTGGGCTCGTAG
- a CDS encoding DNA polymerase domain-containing protein, protein MSIMVVPSPLSDLDESRLLVGIWVDSEEGKVWTAWRVGGQIETESEPFHGFAWIEGGLCDDREIGSLPRKSLAGAGSLSHLIEGDDSEGARILAQLPRNPVKAESVRPLEHQHLLRHGMRMIAPGFLGDVVRCQIDIETGCEDPNGFSDPKRKGDRVLAIGLRSGGNAEILELEEETDAAERSLLKRFGERLRAIDPDILEGHNFFNFDLNYLRFRCRRFKLPMEWGRFGAEARFRNSRVRIAERWFDLSRCDIPGRTVFDTLIAAQFYDLTQRSLPAFGLKDLALHFGLSGKDKRTYLPGNKIAESFRENRETFRAYLEDDLRETEGIATILLPTYVAQAAIFPMTLQEILLRGTGSRVEMVFLEEYFRAERALPEPQQSKSFEGAVSKSFETGVFHKVLHFDVASLYPSLLLHIGRNPKNDDLGVLIPALERLRAERLEYKKRSLEESDPALRREFSARQNSFKILINSFYGYLGFGGARFGDSELAAEVTKGGREILEQLIVNFQSKGCRVLEADTDGIYVEAHDWFETPERLLAAVNGDLPDGVDLEFDGTYEAMFCYKAKNYALLDGESVVVKGSALRSRGTEPFLRKLTNHLIDWLLGVREEDPLEEVRELGSRLEEHSIPVEELAKGEYLSQSPTSYEKAVAEKGKSRRASLEVALRMDPMPKMGERVNYYVGMADKKSTPEWQKARSLEEYDPITAPYDPGYYQSRIKSWMKRYGEFLSESEQV, encoded by the coding sequence ATGTCTATTATGGTAGTCCCTTCGCCGCTTTCTGATTTGGATGAATCTCGTCTTCTCGTAGGAATCTGGGTCGATTCCGAGGAGGGGAAAGTCTGGACGGCTTGGCGCGTTGGAGGGCAGATCGAAACGGAATCTGAGCCGTTCCATGGATTTGCCTGGATCGAAGGCGGTCTATGCGATGATCGGGAGATCGGATCTCTTCCTCGAAAATCTCTAGCGGGTGCCGGTTCTCTTTCTCATCTCATTGAAGGGGATGATTCGGAGGGGGCTCGGATTCTGGCTCAGTTGCCCAGAAATCCGGTGAAAGCAGAGTCAGTGCGACCTCTTGAACATCAGCACCTTCTCCGGCACGGGATGCGAATGATCGCTCCAGGATTCTTGGGCGATGTGGTTCGTTGTCAGATCGATATTGAGACGGGTTGTGAGGATCCAAATGGATTCAGTGACCCGAAGCGTAAAGGGGATCGAGTTCTCGCCATCGGCCTACGCTCTGGTGGAAATGCGGAGATTCTGGAGTTGGAGGAAGAAACGGATGCTGCCGAGCGGTCTCTGTTGAAGAGGTTTGGAGAAAGACTCCGGGCGATCGATCCAGATATCCTCGAGGGGCATAATTTTTTCAATTTTGATCTGAACTATCTGCGATTCCGCTGTCGCCGTTTCAAGTTGCCGATGGAGTGGGGGCGATTTGGGGCTGAAGCTCGATTTCGTAACAGTCGGGTGCGCATTGCGGAGCGATGGTTCGATCTTTCCCGCTGTGATATTCCGGGGAGGACGGTCTTCGATACTCTGATCGCTGCGCAATTTTACGATTTAACTCAGCGTAGTCTGCCAGCCTTTGGGTTGAAGGATCTGGCTCTTCATTTTGGGCTGAGTGGAAAAGACAAGCGCACCTATCTCCCTGGAAATAAAATTGCGGAGTCTTTTCGAGAAAATCGTGAGACTTTCCGGGCCTATCTGGAGGATGATCTGCGGGAGACCGAAGGGATTGCCACGATTCTGCTGCCCACTTACGTAGCGCAGGCGGCGATCTTCCCGATGACTTTGCAAGAGATCCTCCTCCGAGGGACTGGTTCGCGGGTGGAGATGGTGTTTCTCGAGGAGTATTTCCGAGCCGAGAGGGCCCTGCCCGAGCCCCAACAGTCCAAGAGCTTTGAAGGAGCCGTATCGAAGAGTTTCGAGACGGGAGTCTTCCACAAGGTCCTTCATTTCGACGTGGCTTCGCTCTATCCGAGTCTTCTCCTCCACATCGGTCGCAATCCGAAAAATGACGATCTGGGTGTTTTGATTCCCGCTTTGGAGCGACTTCGGGCCGAGCGATTGGAATATAAGAAACGTTCGCTTGAGGAGTCGGATCCTGCGCTCCGCCGTGAGTTTTCCGCCCGGCAAAACAGTTTTAAAATTCTAATCAACTCATTCTACGGCTACTTGGGATTCGGCGGGGCCCGCTTCGGAGACAGTGAGCTGGCGGCTGAGGTGACCAAGGGAGGACGGGAGATTTTGGAGCAGCTGATCGTGAATTTCCAATCCAAAGGTTGCCGGGTCCTCGAAGCCGATACTGATGGTATTTACGTGGAGGCGCACGATTGGTTCGAGACACCGGAGCGTTTGTTGGCTGCCGTGAACGGGGATCTTCCCGATGGAGTGGACCTTGAGTTCGACGGCACTTACGAAGCGATGTTCTGCTATAAAGCGAAAAACTATGCGTTGCTCGACGGAGAGAGCGTGGTCGTGAAAGGCTCGGCACTGCGCTCACGAGGGACGGAGCCCTTTCTGCGCAAGTTGACGAATCACTTGATCGACTGGCTCCTCGGTGTCCGCGAGGAGGATCCCCTCGAGGAAGTCCGGGAACTCGGTTCCCGCTTGGAGGAACATTCGATCCCGGTCGAGGAGCTGGCAAAGGGCGAATATTTGAGCCAATCCCCGACGTCCTACGAGAAAGCGGTGGCGGAGAAGGGGAAATCGCGGCGGGCCTCTCTCGAAGTCGCTCTCCGAATGGATCCGATGCCGAAAATGGGGGAGCGCGTGAATTACTATGTGGGGATGGCTGACAAGAAAAGCACTCCAGAATGGCAAAAAGCCCGCAGTCTTGAGGAATATGATCCGATTACGGCTCCCTACGATCCCGGATATTACCAGTCACGAATCAAAAGCTGGATGAAGCGTTACGGTGAGTTTCTAAGCGAATCCGAGCAAGTGTAG
- a CDS encoding dienelactone hydrolase family protein yields MKQKLLLSLSLLLASTPAFADDTGSLGQLALRRIQYEIGDKQFESTIVWDQDEGDDRPAILMVPNWMGPTRASLEKAMRVAGDDYVVMMVDLYGVDVRPQNMEEASEAAGVLRGDRKMMRERMKKALKVFLSEKGLPLKDGQVAAIGFCFGGGAVLEFARTGADLDAVVSFHGDLSSPTLAEDSEEIEGSVLVLHGADDPFVPQADVEEWMSVMKKTKVDWQLVQFSGTVHSFTDPGASMDGKAEFNPLSSERAFEYMELLFDEKFED; encoded by the coding sequence ATGAAACAAAAACTCCTCCTTTCGTTGTCACTTCTTCTCGCGTCTACTCCTGCATTTGCGGACGACACCGGCAGTCTCGGGCAGTTGGCCCTTCGCCGGATTCAGTATGAGATCGGGGACAAGCAGTTTGAGAGCACGATTGTGTGGGACCAGGATGAGGGCGATGACCGGCCGGCGATTTTGATGGTTCCCAACTGGATGGGGCCGACTCGGGCTTCGTTGGAAAAAGCGATGCGGGTCGCGGGAGATGATTATGTGGTGATGATGGTCGATCTTTACGGAGTAGACGTACGCCCACAGAACATGGAAGAAGCGTCTGAAGCAGCTGGGGTTTTACGAGGCGACCGCAAAATGATGCGGGAGCGGATGAAGAAGGCGTTGAAAGTTTTTCTGAGTGAAAAGGGCCTGCCTTTGAAGGACGGGCAGGTTGCTGCGATCGGATTTTGTTTCGGGGGCGGGGCTGTGCTCGAGTTTGCTCGGACAGGGGCGGATCTTGATGCGGTGGTTTCTTTCCATGGAGACCTCAGCTCCCCGACTTTGGCTGAGGATAGCGAGGAGATCGAAGGCAGTGTCCTGGTTCTCCACGGCGCAGATGATCCGTTTGTTCCCCAGGCCGATGTTGAGGAATGGATGTCGGTCATGAAGAAGACGAAGGTGGATTGGCAGTTGGTTCAGTTTTCCGGAACGGTCCACTCCTTTACGGATCCCGGTGCTTCCATGGACGGCAAGGCTGAGTTTAATCCACTCTCCTCGGAACGGGCCTTCGAATACATGGAGCTGCTTTTCGACGAGAAATTTGAGGACTAG
- a CDS encoding transposase — protein sequence MSRTVNGEALFGDREREVLRKMIWQVAEFSGVRVVTYAVMKNHFHILVEVPPAGTEVSDGELVRRYRKLYPKPTPWNPMPAEVLEGHLKDNFLDGRELRKELTRRMHDVSEFMRTLKLRFTLWFNRSRDRFGPLWSARFKSVLVEGDRWALRTVAAYIDLNAVRAGLVADPKDYRFCGYAEALGGGRLARAGLSVVDKDLAGYRQTLYGAGDGEKEGKESISHEEAVRVLREEKGKLPLSVVLRCRVRYFSDGMVLGSESFVRKFLEDEPEGKRARRPHPLRGSDWQGLSVGTGLRKGLFG from the coding sequence ATGAGCCGGACGGTAAACGGAGAGGCTCTCTTCGGTGATCGGGAGAGGGAGGTTTTGCGGAAGATGATCTGGCAGGTGGCTGAGTTTTCTGGGGTTCGGGTGGTTACTTATGCGGTGATGAAGAACCATTTTCATATTTTGGTGGAGGTGCCACCGGCGGGGACTGAAGTCTCGGATGGGGAGTTGGTTCGTCGGTATCGGAAGCTTTATCCTAAGCCTACTCCCTGGAATCCAATGCCTGCTGAGGTTTTGGAGGGGCATTTGAAGGATAACTTTCTTGATGGGAGGGAGTTGCGCAAGGAGCTTACCCGCAGGATGCATGATGTTTCGGAGTTTATGCGGACTCTGAAGCTTCGTTTTACGCTTTGGTTTAACCGCTCACGTGATCGGTTTGGGCCGCTTTGGTCGGCTCGCTTTAAGAGTGTTTTGGTCGAAGGGGATCGGTGGGCTTTGCGGACCGTGGCGGCCTATATTGACCTGAATGCAGTTCGGGCGGGGTTGGTTGCGGATCCTAAGGATTATCGGTTTTGCGGTTATGCCGAGGCTCTCGGCGGTGGCCGACTGGCTCGAGCCGGGCTTTCTGTTGTGGATAAGGACTTGGCGGGGTATCGGCAGACTTTGTATGGGGCTGGCGATGGAGAGAAAGAGGGGAAAGAGTCCATTTCCCACGAAGAAGCGGTGCGGGTTTTGCGGGAGGAAAAGGGGAAGTTGCCCCTTTCGGTGGTTTTGCGGTGCCGGGTTCGCTATTTTTCGGACGGGATGGTGCTGGGATCGGAGTCGTTTGTGCGGAAGTTCCTGGAGGATGAACCGGAAGGGAAGCGGGCGCGAAGGCCTCATCCTCTGAGGGGGAGCGATTGGCAGGGGCTGTCTGTGGGGACTGGGTTGCGCAAGGGGTTGTTTGGGTAA
- a CDS encoding TonB-dependent receptor: MTRKSLLLFSGVFGLACSPLLDAEDKSDAPQSDSRQEFESYTVAASSIQVSPQETDSSISVFTGQELLDPNSSHLEDLVLDTPNLTFAGGTSRARFFQIRGIGEYDNYEEPVTPSVGLVIDGIDFSGFGNIVSLFDVERVEVLRGPQSGLYGTQALAGLIYIESTNPTDYWTGQVEGTVAEYDTYRGGVAVGGPLDFLSDNLTMRLSVYQNNTDGGTYNEFLGRHAGSDQDEFTSRLKVQWEPSDNFRLKVTGLYSDFQNGYDNFTLTANEGSHTVYSDMPGEDNQRSSAIAVEAGIGPLESEWVSRTTFQKTKTKYSFDADWINTSDDPRNLQFWQEIWGEPGPQSWSEDYNRETRRVRQEFLYRFNEGPETTRYTVGVGGTYIDQDSEAFENYPTDAFGPYSNTAENTYDEGQLYTFGEILYPLGDKHQVGGTLRLEGRNLELKDSGSPQFVGSADDQEFLWGGDISYNYLMTEAQAFYIKLARGYKGGGINADRNANQLYYDPEALYEVEGGWNFARPDGRLESRVSVFAFTRDDPQVRRWEIDPGFNYVLTQTNAESSYGYGLEGSASWMALDWLEVGGSLGLLQSKIEADNIPTLADGRDQAMAPGYTFSAYGEVRPIPEAFLRLKVRGQDSVYYDSFYNGKSDAYQLFDLWAGYMIGGFEINFWITNLFDTDYGTRSVYFGDYNDPAFVPDLHFESLGDPRQIGVTVRYFF; encoded by the coding sequence ATGACCCGCAAATCTCTCCTTCTTTTCTCTGGAGTATTCGGCCTCGCTTGCAGTCCCCTGCTCGATGCCGAAGACAAATCCGACGCTCCGCAGTCGGATTCTCGCCAGGAATTTGAGAGCTATACCGTCGCGGCGTCCTCGATTCAGGTTTCGCCGCAGGAAACGGATTCGAGTATCTCAGTCTTCACCGGGCAGGAGCTTTTGGATCCGAATAGTTCCCATCTTGAGGATCTTGTCCTCGATACGCCTAATTTGACTTTCGCTGGGGGGACTTCCCGGGCGCGATTTTTTCAGATTCGCGGGATTGGGGAATATGATAATTATGAGGAGCCTGTGACTCCCTCTGTCGGTCTGGTAATTGACGGTATCGATTTCAGTGGATTCGGGAATATTGTTTCGCTCTTCGATGTCGAACGAGTCGAAGTCCTTCGCGGACCACAGAGTGGCCTCTACGGGACTCAGGCTTTGGCGGGCCTCATCTATATCGAGTCAACCAATCCGACCGACTACTGGACTGGACAGGTCGAGGGAACGGTTGCGGAATATGATACCTACCGAGGCGGAGTTGCTGTGGGCGGACCACTTGATTTTCTTTCTGACAATCTGACTATGCGCCTTTCGGTCTATCAGAACAACACCGACGGCGGGACCTACAACGAATTTCTCGGGCGGCACGCTGGATCCGACCAGGATGAATTCACCAGTCGGCTCAAGGTCCAGTGGGAACCTTCCGACAATTTCCGCCTGAAGGTCACTGGACTCTACAGCGATTTTCAAAACGGGTACGACAACTTCACTCTTACGGCGAACGAGGGCTCCCATACCGTCTACAGCGATATGCCCGGCGAAGATAACCAACGCTCAAGCGCGATCGCCGTCGAGGCTGGGATCGGACCCCTTGAAAGTGAATGGGTTTCGCGGACGACTTTCCAGAAGACCAAAACCAAGTACAGTTTCGACGCGGACTGGATCAACACCTCCGACGATCCCAGGAACCTTCAATTCTGGCAGGAAATTTGGGGCGAACCTGGTCCCCAATCCTGGTCCGAGGATTATAACCGGGAAACCCGCCGTGTGCGCCAAGAGTTTCTCTATCGCTTCAACGAAGGTCCAGAGACAACACGCTACACGGTCGGAGTTGGGGGCACCTATATCGATCAGGATTCCGAGGCTTTTGAAAACTACCCAACAGACGCCTTTGGTCCCTACTCCAATACGGCCGAGAACACCTACGATGAGGGACAACTCTACACCTTTGGGGAGATCCTTTACCCTCTCGGCGACAAGCATCAAGTGGGAGGAACCCTTCGCCTCGAGGGGCGCAATCTCGAGCTCAAGGATTCCGGCTCTCCCCAATTTGTTGGCAGTGCCGATGACCAGGAGTTTCTCTGGGGAGGCGATATTTCTTATAACTATCTGATGACGGAGGCTCAGGCGTTCTACATCAAGCTGGCCCGCGGATACAAAGGCGGAGGCATCAATGCCGACCGCAACGCCAATCAGCTCTACTACGACCCAGAAGCACTCTACGAGGTTGAGGGGGGCTGGAATTTCGCCCGGCCGGACGGGCGCCTTGAGTCACGGGTTTCGGTCTTTGCCTTCACCCGCGATGACCCACAGGTCCGCCGCTGGGAAATTGACCCGGGCTTCAATTATGTCCTCACCCAAACGAACGCCGAAAGTTCTTATGGCTACGGTCTGGAGGGATCGGCCTCTTGGATGGCCTTGGACTGGCTCGAAGTGGGTGGCTCCCTCGGTCTCCTGCAATCCAAAATCGAGGCCGATAATATTCCGACGCTCGCCGATGGTCGCGACCAAGCTATGGCTCCGGGATACACATTCTCCGCCTATGGTGAGGTTCGTCCTATTCCCGAGGCCTTCCTTCGCCTCAAGGTCCGGGGACAAGACTCCGTCTACTACGATTCCTTCTATAACGGAAAATCCGATGCCTACCAGCTCTTCGATCTGTGGGCCGGCTATATGATCGGAGGGTTCGAGATCAACTTTTGGATCACCAACCTATTCGACACCGACTACGGCACGCGTTCAGTCTACTTTGGCGATTACAACGATCCCGCCTTCGTGCCAGACCTTCACTTCGAATCACTGGGAGACCCTCGGCAGATCGGGGTGACGGTGCGATACTTCTTCTAA
- the leuB gene encoding 3-isopropylmalate dehydrogenase gives MKTLKIAVLPGDGIGPEVMQGALAVLEKVAGQEGFGLDCSTWDVGGAAIDNHGVALPDATKEGCRAAEAILFGSVGGPKWESLPPKEQPERAALLPLRKEFSLFANIRPGLLYPELVQASPLKEERIPQGIDIVCIRELTGGIYFGQPKSTTELEDGDVEAIDTMVYRASEIRRIAEVAAVAARERGGRVCSVDKANVLETSVLWRKTVTEFFAKEYPDLELSHLYVDNAAMQLVSNPNQFDVLFTENMFGDILSDELAVVCGSIGMLASASLGKGENSHGLPFGLYEPAGGSAPDIVGQDKANPCAQILSAAMMLRYSFGETAAADRIENAVKKVVKSGVRTGDIAFGADAVGTHKMVEAIMAELG, from the coding sequence ATGAAGACGTTGAAAATCGCGGTTCTCCCCGGTGACGGGATTGGTCCCGAAGTCATGCAAGGTGCCCTGGCGGTCTTGGAAAAGGTCGCTGGACAAGAAGGATTCGGGCTGGATTGCTCGACTTGGGATGTTGGCGGTGCTGCCATCGACAACCATGGAGTCGCCCTCCCAGATGCGACGAAGGAAGGCTGCCGCGCCGCAGAAGCGATCCTCTTTGGGTCGGTTGGCGGACCGAAGTGGGAGAGTCTTCCGCCTAAGGAGCAGCCGGAACGTGCGGCTCTGCTGCCTTTGCGAAAAGAGTTTTCGCTCTTTGCGAACATTCGACCAGGCCTTCTATATCCTGAACTCGTTCAGGCTTCGCCATTGAAAGAAGAGCGTATTCCGCAGGGGATCGACATTGTTTGTATCCGTGAGTTGACGGGCGGCATTTATTTCGGTCAGCCGAAGAGCACGACCGAGCTCGAAGATGGCGATGTCGAAGCTATCGACACGATGGTTTATCGTGCCTCGGAAATCCGCCGCATCGCTGAAGTGGCCGCTGTCGCAGCTCGCGAGCGGGGTGGAAGGGTTTGCTCCGTGGATAAGGCGAACGTTCTGGAGACTTCCGTCCTCTGGCGGAAGACGGTGACTGAATTTTTTGCCAAAGAATATCCAGATCTCGAGCTGAGCCATTTGTATGTCGACAATGCAGCGATGCAGTTGGTTTCGAACCCCAACCAGTTCGATGTTTTGTTCACCGAGAATATGTTTGGTGATATTTTGTCCGATGAGTTGGCGGTCGTTTGCGGATCCATTGGGATGTTGGCTTCAGCCAGCCTCGGAAAGGGAGAGAATTCTCATGGGTTGCCTTTTGGCCTGTATGAACCGGCAGGGGGAAGCGCTCCCGATATTGTCGGTCAGGATAAGGCCAATCCTTGTGCTCAGATTCTGAGTGCGGCGATGATGTTGCGCTACAGCTTTGGTGAAACTGCGGCTGCCGATCGCATTGAGAATGCGGTCAAGAAGGTCGTGAAATCAGGTGTCCGTACGGGAGACATCGCTTTTGGCGCCGACGCGGTCGGGACCCATAAGATGGTTGAGGCCATTATGGCCGAACTGGGATAG
- a CDS encoding beta-ketoacyl-[acyl-carrier-protein] synthase family protein: protein MNHRPVFITGLGIVSSIGGTAREVVESLESNHHGFANVEFDGIENCPVSVVGTVDGYSFPSANYLAWKTPDSCKAPRSLARGLPPHGMFVFSAIQEALQDAGLEKEELGDGRTGLCASSAGSPFLIREGMSEIGRHGGVRGNPMGVVSTVSGTLNFNFGNYLGIRGANCGFVSACSSSAHGIGYALDEIRLGRQDRMIVIAGEDLQKETLLPFWAMRALSPESDPSKASCPFDKSASGFVGSGGGVCLILESSELMEQRSAKPYTQVLGWGQTSDAFSTMAPHPEGEGLVRSMRIALEDAGSSLDGVDYISSHATSTRNGDLAEAKALLSILAEQNFAEQSIPIAATKSLTGHTLSMSGALQAAIACLSIREGIIPGNPGLHDPIEGAKSLDLVDSPRRTAVRKVLSNSSGFGGTCVSLLFGDE from the coding sequence ATGAACCACCGTCCGGTTTTTATTACCGGATTGGGAATTGTTTCGTCGATTGGAGGCACCGCCCGTGAGGTGGTGGAGTCTCTCGAATCGAACCATCATGGGTTTGCGAACGTAGAGTTCGACGGGATTGAGAATTGCCCAGTTTCGGTGGTGGGGACTGTCGATGGATATTCGTTTCCCAGTGCCAATTATCTGGCTTGGAAAACTCCCGACTCCTGCAAAGCCCCTCGGTCTCTCGCCCGCGGGTTACCTCCGCACGGAATGTTCGTTTTCTCGGCGATTCAAGAGGCTCTGCAGGATGCTGGGCTGGAAAAGGAAGAGCTCGGGGACGGACGGACCGGGCTGTGCGCTTCGAGTGCGGGCTCTCCCTTTCTCATTCGAGAAGGAATGTCGGAAATTGGGAGGCATGGCGGAGTTCGGGGAAACCCCATGGGGGTTGTGAGCACCGTGTCGGGGACTCTCAATTTTAATTTCGGCAACTATCTGGGGATTCGCGGGGCAAATTGTGGATTCGTTTCTGCCTGTTCATCCTCCGCACACGGGATTGGTTATGCGCTCGATGAGATTCGGTTGGGACGACAGGACCGGATGATCGTCATTGCGGGAGAAGACCTGCAGAAAGAAACTTTGCTGCCCTTTTGGGCGATGCGCGCGTTGAGTCCGGAGTCCGATCCGTCCAAAGCCAGTTGTCCTTTTGACAAGAGCGCTTCGGGATTTGTCGGGAGCGGTGGAGGCGTGTGCCTCATTCTTGAATCGAGTGAGCTCATGGAACAGCGGTCGGCGAAGCCGTACACGCAGGTGCTCGGCTGGGGGCAGACCTCGGATGCGTTCAGCACGATGGCGCCGCATCCGGAAGGCGAAGGTTTGGTGCGCTCGATGAGGATCGCTTTGGAGGACGCTGGCAGTTCGTTGGATGGCGTTGATTACATCTCAAGTCACGCGACATCTACCCGGAATGGGGACCTCGCCGAAGCAAAGGCCTTGCTTTCGATCCTCGCCGAACAAAATTTCGCAGAGCAATCGATCCCGATTGCCGCGACAAAGTCGCTTACGGGACACACTCTCTCAATGTCAGGCGCCCTTCAGGCGGCGATCGCCTGCCTGAGTATTCGAGAGGGAATCATCCCAGGGAATCCGGGTTTGCACGATCCGATTGAGGGAGCGAAATCCCTGGATCTGGTAGATTCTCCGAGACGGACCGCGGTACGGAAAGTGCTTTCGAATAGTAGCGGTTTCGGGGGGACTTGCGTGTCGTTGCTCTTCGGTGACGAATAG